In Nematostella vectensis chromosome 11, jaNemVect1.1, whole genome shotgun sequence, a genomic segment contains:
- the LOC5501346 gene encoding zinc transporter 2, whose protein sequence is MKKSSSNPTRRLRIASFLCLFFMIAEFVGGYFSNSLAIMTDAAHMLSDFAGFMISLFAIWVATRPATKTLSYGWYRAEVMGAVLSVLVIWVLTGVLVYMALQRLIMKEYEVDAKVMLITASGGLLINVIMGAILYQKGHGHSHGGMSGHGHSHTTKGQSHSHTSPGKSPSSVVTIEEEENVNVRAAFIHVIGDFLQSLGVFVAALIIWFKPEWAIADPICTFIFSIIVLFTTLAILKDALIVLMEGMPKGLSFNDLKTSLTAIPGVEAVHDLHVWSLTVGTDALSVHLVVDNSANTQDILEAASQVCSKSFDIHHSTIQIETDNGSRKESCKKCDDPQD, encoded by the exons ATGAAAAAATCGTCGAGTAATCCTACGAGAAGACTTCGCATTGCGAGTTTTCTATGTCTGTTTTTTATGATCGCGGAATTTGTAG GGGGTTATTTTTCAAACAGTTTAGCCATCATGACAGACGCTGCCCACATGCTATCTGACTTCGCTGGGTTCATGATTTCTTTGTTCGCAATCTGGGTCGCGACAAGACCTGCGACCAAGACGCTCTCGTACGGATGGTATCGCGCGG AGGTTATGGGCGCTGTTCTCTCTGTCCTTGTTATATGGGTGCTAACGGGGGTATTGGTTTATATGGCGCTTCAAAGACTCATCATGAAAGAATATGAAGTTGACGCCAAGGTCATGTTGATCACTGCATCGGGAGGACTTCTCATTAACGTCAT TATGGGAGCCATTTTATACCAAAAGGGTCACGGTCATAGCCACGGGGGTATGAGCGGTCACGGTCATAGTCACACAACGAAAGGTCAAAGTCACAGTCACACAAGCCCTGGCAAGTCACCGTCTAGTGTTGTCACGATAGAGGAAGAAGAGAACGTGAACGTTCGAGCTGCGTTTATTCATGTTATCGGTGACTTCTTGCAGAGTCTTGGAGTCTTTGTAGCGGCGCTTATCATTTGGTTTAAG CCTGAGTGGGCGATAGCAGATCCTATATGCACTTTTATATTCTCTATCATCGTATTATTCACCACGCTGGCAATATTAAAAGATGCACTCATAGTACTTATGGAAG GTATGCCTAAAGGCCTGAGCTTCAATGATCTCAAGACTAGCTTAACAGCGATACCTGGGGTGGAGGCTGTGCACGACTTGCACGTGTGGTCTCTTACAGTCGGCACTGATGCTCTTTCAGTTCACCTAGTTGTAG ATAATAGCGCAAACACACAAGATATTCTAGAGGCTGCCTCTCAAGTGTGTAGCAAGAGTTTTGACATTCACCATAGCACTATTCAGATAGAGACTGACAATGGGAGCCGCAAAGAAAGCTGCAAAAAGTGCGACGACCCACAAGACTAG